The Nerophis lumbriciformis linkage group LG09, RoL_Nlum_v2.1, whole genome shotgun sequence nucleotide sequence ccaaataaatccgTTTGATTGGTTAGTCATACGTTAGCTCCGCCCACTCCTACCATAATTAAGTCAAGTAGCCTCAGGTGTGTTTGCTGCTGACATCTTTAAAGTGATCCCTCCTTGTAGCGTGTGACGCATTagcactgttttattttttatgtttagtttataaagataatttatttatgaatagtttagaacaaaaaaaaaaccgctGACTTCTTTTATCAAGATCCAGCAGTAAATATGTTTCCTTAAATTCCTGTTTGTTGGTTTtactcggttttttttttttcatcagtaGGAGCACCCTACGTATTTTTTGGTTTCTCTTTTTAAATACTTCTGCATATGTTTTAGCAGTGAAAGTTCACTGACTTGACCAACATGAAGGAAGAAATCGCCGCCGCCGTGTTCTTCGTGGCCCGTCTGGTTAAACGGTACGGATGTCTGGATAAGGACAGCCGGGATCGCTTCGCCGCCGCGCTCACGTCTGCTTTGTTGGAGAGCTACAAAAACCACTGGCACCCGAACGCACCAACCAAAGGGCAGGCTTACAGGTTTGAATAAGACTCTGATGTTACCTTTACGCGCTTTTCTAGTGTCGTAAATTGGACAACTCCATCAAAAATTGGTGTATAATTGGGTTGAAATGTATCAATTTTAAATTAGGTTTCCTTGttgaaaaatgtctacatttcttgaactgttttttttttcttaatctaAGATGGTGATTAAACTAAAGTGCTCTATTTTAACTAAGTGTGTCAGTTAGCTAGCTAACTTTAgcatttttctttaaaacaaGCTAGCTGGCTAAAGttagcctttaaaaaaataaaaaataaattaaaatatttgattAAATTCGAGGTAGGAGAGTCTCCGGTTTTAAATGATCTATTAAACAAAATGTACTTTTGCAGAAACCCCTTTTTAATATGGTAGCTAAACTAATGTTTGTTCACGTTAGTTATTCAGCTAAGTTTGTTGTCTTTGTTAAACAAGACTGACAAATTGTTATAAAATTGAGGTAAAACAATCTCAAAAGGGTTGTTTAAATTTCACATTGTTGCGTCTTGTTTGAAATGGCTTGACAGAAAGGCAAAATTCACTGATTCACATGTTAAAGGCATTTTGTTGGACATGTCGACCATTTTCTTTTAGTTTGAAACTGGAATTTATCTTTATAATATATTTTAGTTTTGGATGCATTAATACACTTGCATTCCAAAAAAAATGCCTTTTTAAATGAAGATGGTTACAATAATAGTGTTTTTCCAGGTGTCTACGTATGAACCGCGTGCAGCTGCAAGACCTCGTGTTGCAGAAGGCGTGCGACAGAAGCGTGGTTCGCTACGAGGACCTGGGCCTCCCTGAGGAACTGACCTTGTGGGTCGACCCTGGCGAGGTTTCGTGCAGGTCAGTgaatgtttttttgggggttttttagtGCATGAAATAAGCAACATTCTTGTAAAAACACGTTTTCAAAGATCTCAGTGACAGACACCCTACCTACCTTAACTATAGACATTACTCATTTTGTACTCCAAaggtaaacaatttaaaaatgtactcatctcccagtctgtagttttactttttattttattttttttaaattcctactACATGCCCTTTCAGATTTGTCATTACCCAGAAAAATAACGTAACGTCGACAATAATAGTTAATCTTTACTTTGTTCgcgtttttttttaagttctttttttttttttttttttttggaaaaccaaACAAATCTGAGAACAAActtgttttgcatttttcttaGTGACACAATtccaacacattttcaatggtggcAATTTTGTTCTGATATTGTAAaccaagtaccatatttttcggagtataaaacccaacaccaagaatagacatttgaaaggcaattttaaaataaataaagaatagtgaacaggctgaataaatgtacgttttatgacgcataaataaccaactgagaacgtgcctggtatgttaacgtaacatattatggtaagagtcattcaaataactataacatatagaacatgctataccagtggttcttaacctgggttcgatggaaccctaggggttcggtgagtcgggctcagggtttCGGCaggggtcaagacacacccgactcatcgtgtaaataaaaacttctccctatcggcgtattacggatacggcaacagcagaagtcacattgatttgcaggtgtgtaatttgttgtgagtttatgcactctgttggttttgttctttgaacaaggtgatgttcatgcacggttcattttgtgcaccagtaataaaacatggtaacactttagtatggggaacatattcaccattaattagttgcttactaacaagcaaattagtaacatattggctcttaactagtcattattaagtacttattaatgccttatttggcatggccttattataaccctaaccctctaaccctggccctaaccctctaattctaaccctaaacaaataactctaaattaagtcttggttacttagaatatgttcccctagtgtccaaaaaactctaaattacgtctttgttacttagaatatgatccccatactatagtgttaccaaaaacatataactttgtcttgaatttgaaaaataaaaacatacttttcatttaagaagggttcggtgaatgcgcatatgaaactggtgggtttCGGTACctccaaggttaagaaccactgtactatacgtttaccaatctgtcactcctaatcgctaaatcccatgaaatcgtatacgtctagtctcttacgtgaatgagctaaataatattatttgatatttttacggtaatgtgttatttATTTTCACATAAGTCGCagccccagccaaactatggaaacaaaactgcgacttatagtccgaaaaatacggtagtacattGCAAACTCCTGACTGGTAGTACGACTATTCGATTTAATTTCTGGTGCATTGGACAATTTTTCATCTTGCAAAATTTAGATTTTAatttcagtctttttttttttcatttttttttttttttcatcagttGTGCAGCCGTATacttaacttcttttttttaacgggaagccttttttttaacatacattgAATGCGGGTTTTTTTTTCCTTAACtggtacaaaaaatatatataataataataataataaagtgacAAATCACAGATTGCTGCATTCCTGAATGGCCAAGCACAGaaggctcatcaaccacccacatttcAACTGTGATTCAATCAGGGTTACTTTGGAGATTAGTTTCACCTACATATCTCAGAAAGACACCCACAGTTCTTGAAACTTTGCAGAACCATTCAATGTCAATCTGATCTTCACCAGttaatacaaaacatttttaatccaGCTAGTGTGGCAGGAAGGCGCTGTTGCCTTCCATTTTAAAATTTCTAGCCAATAAACGAGAACCGTTTTTATTTGTTGGCGTTGTCTAGCATTAGCAAAGTGGATTTTTCTCAGTTTACTTTTTTTGACAGTTGCCAACAATTTTCAACACGTTCACGTCAACATAACTTGCATAGAATAGCAACAAGTCAATGTAACAACTACGGGCAAACAACTCTTAGGGTGCAAGTCGTGATTTACATTtcgaaaatatttttcaacattagaATGCAAAGGGAAATGGTCACGTGCAGAATGTTATTTCCAGCCATACACTTTTTGTTGTTGACGTTAATGGCGGTTTACTGGTTAGCGAATGCAACGCTTCCCCCTCCTTGCAGGTATGGCGAACACAGTGCCCCATTCTCCATCTCAGCGGTGGGCGGATGCGGGCGGCGACCGGGTGGCGAGTTTTCCCGCCGCGTCCACGATGCCGTGGAGCGCGCCAGCCTCGGTGTGGCCTCGGGCAGTTCTTCGGAAGAGGAGGAAGATGGCGAGGATGATGACGGCAGCAGCAGTGGCAGCAGCGTCCTGTCTGCCCTGTGCCCCCCGGCCAACCCTGAACCCAAGACCATCCCCACCGTCAACAACCCCAATAGCGTCTACAGGGTAGGACCCCAATCCAGGGACTTTTGTCTAACATGGATTATTTTTGAATCCATC carries:
- the LOC133607163 gene encoding maternal B9.10 protein-like; translated protein: MKEEIAAAVFFVARLVKRYGCLDKDSRDRFAAALTSALLESYKNHWHPNAPTKGQAYRCLRMNRVQLQDLVLQKACDRSVVRYEDLGLPEELTLWVDPGEVSCRYGEHSAPFSISAVGGCGRRPGGEFSRRVHDAVERASLGVASGSSSEEEEDGEDDDGSSSGSSVLSALCPPANPEPKTIPTVNNPNSVYRFSEFSLGAPKTWLMYPKRKAFIGDVFQPPAPPPPLGGPAQQLSGQKGVNPYRSTFTFSGPRVDKYHWVSKYRS